In Pasteurella dagmatis, the sequence TGCTGAAGGCAATAAAACCATTGAATTAGCCCCAATTGTGGTGTCATCTTACACCTCGGATAGCACTTATACCACACCAACTCAGTCTACTGTTAGAAAAGAGCAGCTAAAACGAACAGGCGCACAAAACATTGAAGACATTGTGAAGTACGAGCCGGGCGTAGATGTTGACTCTGACAATATGCGTATGGGACACAATGGCTACAATATTCGCGGTATTCGTCATCAACGCATTCAAATGAACATTGATGGTATTCCATTAACAGAACCTTTTGAAGATGCAGGCCCTCGTGTAGGGCGTAATATTTCCAGTAAATTGGGTGTTGATGTTGTTGAACCAGAAACTTTGCGCCAAGTCGACATTGATAAATCAGGGAATTCTGCGCTTTATGGCAATGGTGCGTTAGGTGGTAGTGTCAATATGATGACTTACAACCCGAGCGATTTTGTTCACGCAGATAAACCGTTTTATGCCGGATTAAAATATGGTTATCGCAGCACTTACAGTGCACATACCAAAATAGCAACTTTAGCTGTGCATTCGCAATTTGTGGAAGGCTTATTAATGCTGACTCAGCGTGATAGCAAAGAGTTTGATAATTTTGCTGAAAATGATGAAAACGGTGATGACAAAACAGTTTCCAATGATCAAAAAACGAAAGGAAACAACATTCTAGCGAAATTGAATTTTAGTCAAGATGCAAATCGTCTTGAATTAACCTTTGAACGCTATGAGCGAAAAATAAATACCCAACGTGATGAGTTTTTAAAAACGATTTCACGTCCATTAATGCAACGAAATCCAAACCAACCACCCGCTATTCGAACTGATAAAGTTACTACAGCGACATCATTAGATAAATTTACTCGTGAGCGTGCGGGATTTGTTTATCGTTATTTACCAGAAAGTGATTGGTTAGATGAAATTAATTTCCAAGGCTATTCACAACGTTTGAAAATTAATGATACGACTTATCAATATTCTGAAAGTTCGGCAACCAATGGTAATAAATTAAACGAAACAACACAAAATAATAACCGATTAACGCATCGTATTTACGGACTTAAATCTGAGTTAAAAACCCATTTCGAGACAGGTTCAGTTAAGCACCGATTATCTAATAGCCTTGAGTTTAGACGAGATGAGTTAGATCGTTTACGTGGTGATGATTATCAACGTCAAAGTAAAAATTCATTGGCGGAAGATAACCAATTCCGTTTATTCCCAAAAACGATCACCAAAAATTATAGTTTAGGTTTGCAAGATCAAATGACCTTTGTAAATGATATGGCATTAAATTTAGCGTTACGTTATCAGTATGAAGAACGCAGATTCAAATCTAGTCATTTAGACACAACGCCAACCCAAGATAAAGCTGCGGTAAATAAAAAATTAACGTATAGCACCTTATCCCCAAGTGTGCGTTTGCATATCCCGATTTCTGATGAATTGGCGTTGTTAGCAGGCTATGCTTATGCGAAGAAACTACCAAACCCACAATACATTGGTGTAGGTGCGGAAATGAATATGGGACCAATGGGAAAATATAAAATTAATCCAAATCCAAACTTGAAACCAGAAGAGGCGAATAGTTTTGATCTTGGTTTGCTTTATGTATCGGACACCTTCAAAGCTCGTTTAAATACTTATTATAACCAATACAAAAATTTCTTAAGTCCAGAGCAAGTATTACCACCTTGTCGAGGTTGTTTGCGTGAAGTGTATTATGGCAATAAAGGTAAAGTAAAAACCTATGGTGCAGAATTATTTACTGCGTGGCAATTTGCGGATAACTGGACATTAACCAATGCAGTTGCGTGGATGAAAGGCTATGTATTGAATCCGAAGAAACCATTAGCAACGGCACATCCGTTGAATGGTGTTGTTGGCATTGAATATGAACGAGATACTTGGGGCTTTAGCACAAAATTCCGTTGGTCAGATAAAAAACGTAATCCTGGCACTTATATGGATAAGAACGTTGAATATTCTTACTTCAAAGCACCGGGCTATGGTGTTTGGGATCTCACCGTTTATTACCAACCTGTGAAAAACGTTGAAATTCGTGCTGGGGTATTCAACCTATTTAATAAGAAATATTGGACCTTTGGTGATGTAGTCGAAATTCCAGATAACAAAACCATCGATCGTTATACCCAACCGGGACGCAATTATACGATTAACGTGGAATTAAAATTCTAAAGAAGTCCTCATAAGTGCGGTGAATTATTGCAAACTTTTCGCAAAATTGACCGCACTTTTTTAGTTTACAAAAGGAATAGAAATAATGAATAAACAATTAGTTAAAACATTTTGGTTGTTGTTATTATCTTTCGTGACAGGAGTTGCTATGGCACAGGGGGAATTTAAAAGTTTTGAATATCAAGGCGAAGATGGCCAAAAACGACCTTATATTTTGTATGTGCCTAAAAACCTTGAACAAGGCAAAAAGCACCCTTTAGTTGTGTATTTGCACGGTGCAGTTTCAGCCACTACATTACGTATTAATCCATTAGAGTCTGCACAGAAATCGCCCTTGGTAAAATTGGCGGACGAAGGCGGATATTATGTGTTATTCCCTTATGGACAAAAGGGCGCAACTTGGTTTGAACCAAATGGGATCAAAATGGTGTTGGCTGAAATCGATAAGATTAAACAAGAAGTTGCGGTTAATGAAGATAAGATCTTTTTAAGTGGCTTCTCTGATGGTGGTTCTGGCACATTATATTTTGCTACGACACA encodes:
- a CDS encoding TonB-dependent hemoglobin/transferrin/lactoferrin family receptor → MQIKPLYIAQFVSLTITGMAFAEGNKTIELAPIVVSSYTSDSTYTTPTQSTVRKEQLKRTGAQNIEDIVKYEPGVDVDSDNMRMGHNGYNIRGIRHQRIQMNIDGIPLTEPFEDAGPRVGRNISSKLGVDVVEPETLRQVDIDKSGNSALYGNGALGGSVNMMTYNPSDFVHADKPFYAGLKYGYRSTYSAHTKIATLAVHSQFVEGLLMLTQRDSKEFDNFAENDENGDDKTVSNDQKTKGNNILAKLNFSQDANRLELTFERYERKINTQRDEFLKTISRPLMQRNPNQPPAIRTDKVTTATSLDKFTRERAGFVYRYLPESDWLDEINFQGYSQRLKINDTTYQYSESSATNGNKLNETTQNNNRLTHRIYGLKSELKTHFETGSVKHRLSNSLEFRRDELDRLRGDDYQRQSKNSLAEDNQFRLFPKTITKNYSLGLQDQMTFVNDMALNLALRYQYEERRFKSSHLDTTPTQDKAAVNKKLTYSTLSPSVRLHIPISDELALLAGYAYAKKLPNPQYIGVGAEMNMGPMGKYKINPNPNLKPEEANSFDLGLLYVSDTFKARLNTYYNQYKNFLSPEQVLPPCRGCLREVYYGNKGKVKTYGAELFTAWQFADNWTLTNAVAWMKGYVLNPKKPLATAHPLNGVVGIEYERDTWGFSTKFRWSDKKRNPGTYMDKNVEYSYFKAPGYGVWDLTVYYQPVKNVEIRAGVFNLFNKKYWTFGDVVEIPDNKTIDRYTQPGRNYTINVELKF